A genomic segment from Halorubrum depositum encodes:
- a CDS encoding carboxypeptidase M32, producing the protein MATEAAADDASDAPEAYEALLDRVRRWNTVGSAAGVLGWDQQVMMPQGGTPARSKQLSTLSSIKHDMITDDETGELLAELDDADLTDEQRAVVREVRREYERADAVPVELVEEISETGSEALGAWEEAKAEDDFEAFAPYLEKHVELKREYAEHIDPDRDPYEVLFEDYEPCLSIDRAESILDELRETLVPMIDAIRDSDADLAVDTFEGTFPEDEQEELAREALELVGYDFDRGRLDVSSHPFTSGNQFDCRVTTRFDESDPLGAIGSTIHEYGHAQYNLGLPREEWATPLGESRDLSVHESQSRLWENHVGRSRAFWELFLPRFEAQFPQTEAATVEDAYEAVNQVHEDNLIRVEADELTYHLHIVVRFEIERDLIRGDLAVEDVPEVWNDKYEEYLGIRPETDSEGCLQDIHWSHGNFGYFPTYSLGSVMAAQLFAAAEEEIDDLDAKIADGDFDELQSWLGENVHRHGSRYETNELVKRATGDDFSADAFTDYVEEKYGELYGI; encoded by the coding sequence ATGGCAACGGAAGCCGCGGCCGACGACGCGAGCGACGCCCCCGAGGCGTACGAGGCCCTCCTTGACCGCGTTCGACGCTGGAACACGGTCGGGAGCGCCGCCGGCGTGCTCGGCTGGGACCAGCAGGTGATGATGCCCCAGGGCGGCACGCCCGCCCGGTCGAAGCAGCTCTCGACGCTCTCGTCGATCAAACACGACATGATCACGGACGACGAGACCGGCGAGCTGCTCGCCGAGCTCGACGACGCCGACCTCACCGACGAACAGCGGGCGGTCGTTCGCGAGGTCCGCCGCGAGTACGAGCGCGCCGACGCCGTCCCCGTCGAGCTCGTCGAGGAGATCTCCGAGACCGGCTCCGAGGCGCTGGGGGCGTGGGAGGAGGCGAAAGCGGAGGACGACTTCGAGGCGTTCGCCCCGTACCTGGAGAAGCACGTCGAGCTCAAGCGGGAGTACGCCGAGCACATCGACCCCGACCGCGACCCTTACGAGGTCCTCTTCGAGGACTACGAGCCGTGCCTCTCGATCGACCGCGCCGAGTCGATCCTCGACGAGCTCCGCGAGACGCTCGTCCCCATGATCGACGCGATCCGCGACTCCGACGCGGACCTCGCCGTCGACACCTTCGAGGGCACCTTCCCCGAGGACGAGCAGGAGGAGCTCGCCCGGGAGGCGCTCGAGCTCGTCGGCTACGACTTCGACCGCGGCCGCCTCGACGTCTCCTCGCACCCGTTCACCTCGGGCAACCAGTTCGACTGCCGCGTGACCACCCGGTTCGACGAGTCCGACCCGCTCGGCGCGATCGGCTCGACGATCCACGAGTACGGCCACGCGCAGTACAACCTCGGGCTCCCGCGGGAGGAGTGGGCCACCCCGCTCGGCGAGTCGCGCGACCTCTCCGTCCACGAGTCGCAGTCGCGGCTCTGGGAGAACCACGTCGGGCGGAGCCGGGCGTTCTGGGAGCTGTTCCTCCCCCGGTTCGAAGCGCAGTTCCCCCAGACCGAGGCGGCCACGGTCGAGGACGCCTACGAGGCGGTCAACCAGGTGCACGAGGACAACCTCATCCGCGTCGAGGCGGACGAGCTCACCTACCACCTCCACATCGTCGTCCGGTTCGAGATCGAGCGCGACCTGATCCGCGGCGACCTCGCGGTCGAGGACGTGCCGGAGGTCTGGAACGACAAGTACGAGGAGTACCTCGGGATCCGCCCGGAGACCGACAGCGAGGGCTGCCTCCAGGACATCCACTGGAGCCACGGCAACTTCGGCTACTTCCCCACCTACTCGCTCGGCTCCGTGATGGCCGCGCAGCTGTTCGCGGCCGCCGAAGAGGAGATCGACGACCTCGACGCGAAGATCGCCGACGGCGACTTCGACGAGCTGCAGTCGTGGCTCGGCGAGAACGTCCACCGACACGGATCGCGATACGAGACGAACGAGCTGGTGAAGCGCGCGACCGGCGACGACTTCTCCGCCGACGCGTTCACCGACTACGTCGAGGAGAAGTACGGCGAGCTGTACGGGATCTAG